ACATCAAGGGCGACACCACAGAGGCCGCCTACTGGCGCGGCGACGTGCTGGAAAAGCGCCGACGAATGATGACGGATTGGGCGGAATTTATCGAAGTGGTGCCGGCCGAGGCCACCGCCGATCAAGAGGAAGAGACGTGACAACCTATCAGCGCATCCTTAGCTTCAGCCCAGGACTCACAGCAGCTGCACGTGATGAGCGGTTTTATCCGCCCCTGAAGCTGCTCGGCATCTCTCCAAGAGTGAGCCTGGATCACCAGCCGATCGACGTCGGCTATCAGCAATTGCTATCTCGGACCCTTTTCGACGCTCTCCGTAGCCTCGGGCTCGAAGAAACTTCGCCCACCTTGGACAGAGACATTCACGATTTGATCGGGCAATTGCACCGCAGGACGCGCAAGATTAAAGAGAACTGTTTGCGGCTGCTCGCGAAAAACCCGAAGCTCGCCCAAGCCGGGCCGGAATGGAACGAAAAATATCTCTCTCGTTTGAGTCCGTGGGGAGCGGCTTGCATCGTTTCCAACTGGGAAGAGTTCGCGCTCCCCAAAGACGTAATGACGCGCCATTTTGGCGCGCTGGCACTGCTGTTCATTGACGACACTCTCGTGTATCTGCAGAACCGTCCGACGCAGGCAGTTTCACCAGCCCTGCTCGCCAAAGAGTGCGTCTGGCTGGCGTTGCAATCGTCCGGAAAAACTTCCAGCGGTCAGTTAATGCCGCATGAGCTTGGCGGCGCGGCGCGGTCAGATCGTTCTGTGAGAGTCGGCGATTACGCGCTCAGCCTCGCCTTGGCCGGCAACTATCGCAGCCGCGCCGAGGCCGTTAGGCAGATCAAAGTGAGGGTCATGGAATTCGCCCGCGACACCGAGGGCTGGAGCATCAGCCCACTACAAGCAGAAAAGACTATTGGCGGATGGCTCGCTACACGCGGGTATAACCCGCGAGCTAGCTAACAGGGTACGTCAGCTGGGAAACGGTATCCGTTAGCTGGCTCGCGCCGTATTTTTTAGCGAGCACATGACAAAGAATCCGTATCGACCCGTCCAATCCGGGACGCTTCCGAGTCGATACGATGAAAAAGTCAGACACCCAAGCCCTTCAAAACTTCGACAGCCTTCCGAACGCTGCCGGCGTCAGTGACACCGTTGTAGCGAGCCTGTGCGGCTGCAACGTCTCCACCGTATGGGAACGTGCCAAGCGCGGCGCGCTTCCCAAGCCCATCAAGATCGGCGGTTCGACCCGCTGGAACGTCGGCGAACTCCGCAAGTACCTGATGCCGGAGGTCGCATAAATGACAAACAAAAAAACCGGCCAGCACGAAGGCCGGCCACAAAGTCGAAGTTGGAGCAAAGAGTTTAACACCGGCGGCGAGCACATCATTCGCTTTCTGGATGCGGTAAAGAACGCGAGCGAGCGCGTGCGCATCGACGTTAAAACATATCGCGGCAACACGTACATCGACATTCGCGTGTGGTATGTGGACGCCGGCGGCGAGTATCGCCCGTCGAGCAAGGGCATCATGGTCAAGCCGACGCTTGCGCCCGAGCTGCTGCGCGGCATCGCTTTGGCGGCTCAATCCTTCGATCCGAAGGGGGCGAACTGATGCGCACCAGCTACAATCACGCATTGACTATCAGCCCCAATAGAGCTATCTTTTCGTCCATAGGGAAACGCCGTTGCGAGTCCCATTTATCCCGTAAGGACGAAACCATGAAGCTCACGTTATCCGCGTGCCGCGCGGCTACTTATGCCCATCAAATACACACCTCCGTCGCCGGAAGACCTCTCGGCACTCAAGACCTCGCTGGGAAAGACCGGCAAACAGATGGCCGAATTGGCATGGCTGGCGGGGGATCAACATTGGCGCAAGTACACCAACCCGAATCCCGCAACCGGCAGGCAGATGAGCGCGCAAATGCTTTTCACAATGGCGGCGCTGCTGGAACTGGACGAAGCAACCGTAAATCGCATTCTCGATCGGATGCGCTCGATCGGCGCGACGATCGAGTTGGACAAGCCATAACGATCGCGGGCCGCGCGCCCGCACACCTCCCGCAAACCCTCACCGCAACAATCAACCGCGCTTTGCACGATGCCGCTCTGGCGTCGACGCCCAACGCAGCAATCGACCTTCTGGCCGATGCCTTGCTGGCGCTGGCTGTGCTAGCACATCCGGCGGAGGGCCGCCGCGATGACTAGCGCATCCCACGTCATGCCAACCATCACCCGCGCGCGCGTGTCGTTCCGCGGATTCATGATCATCGCACCTGGCGGGCTGCGATATTTCCCGCCCTGCCGCACGATGACAGATGCTTACGCCGAGATTCGCGAACGCAGCCTGTACGACGGGGAACCCGGCTGGGTCATTCAGCCGACCGACGACGAAGGCGAACCCAACGGTAAGGCGATAAAAGTACGCGGCAAATCTCGTCGTATCACAAGCGTTGAGCAGTCCTCACGAGGTGATGCATGACTGTACAAGCTGAAGAGGACCGCATTCGCGCTGCACTGAGCCACGTTCCGGCCGATAGCCGGGATACCTGGGTGCAGATGGGCATGGCGGTCAAAGCCGAACTGGGCGACGCGGGTTTCGGTCTGTGGGACGACTGGTCGAAAATCAGCGAGACCTACAGCGAGAGCGACGCGCGCGCGGTGTGGCGCTCGTTCAAGGCAGGCGGTATCACGATTGCCACGCTGTTCAAGGAGGCAATCGCCCACGGCTATACCGAGAGCGAGCCGCTCAAGCCGATCGACCCGGCCGAGCACGCCCGGCACCGCGCGGCGCGCGAGCAGGAAGCGAAGGAAGCCGCGGCGCAGCATGAGCGTACCCAAGCCGAAGCCGCAGACAAGGCGCGGGAGTTGTGGGAGCGGGCCGGCAAAGTTCACGCCGACCACGCCTATATCCGCTCGAAGAAGATCAAGCCCTACGGCGCGAAGCAACTGCGCGAGCAGCTCGTCATCAGGATTCAGGACGTGGACGGCACCCACCATTCCGCCCAGTACATTCAGGCGGACGGGAGCAAGACGTTTCAGACCGGCGGGCGCATCAGCGGATGCTTTGCGGCAGTGACAGCCGGCGCCAAGCCGAACGCCAAGACGCCCCTGTTGATAGCCGAGGGCTTCGCGACCGCCTGTTCGCTACACGAAGCGACCGGCTACCCGGTGGCCGCCGCGATGAACGCCGGCAACCTGCTGAACGTCGCGAAGGCGTGGCGGGCCAAGTATCCGCGCGTGCGCATCGTGATCTGCGCGGACGACGACACCGAGACGGCAGGCAATCCGGGCATGACGAAGGCCACGGAGGCGGCGCGCGCGGTAGGCGCATTGCTCGCCGTGCCCGACTTCGGCCCGGATCGGCCTGACCGCTCCAGCGACTTTAACGACCTGCACGCGCTTGACGGGCTCGACGCTCTACGCCGCTGTGTGGACGCGGCCACCGCGCCCGGCGGTGTCGCCAAGCCCGCGGCGGCCCGCCCGACCGCCCTGCTCACGCGCGCGAGCGACATCGTTCCCGAGGCAATCCGCTGGCTGTGGCCGAACTGGCTGCCTGAAGGCAAGTTGACGCTGCTGGCGGGCTCGCCGGGCACCGGCAAGACAACGCTGGCGCTGGCATTGTCGGCAACGGTGTCGCGCGGCGGCAAGTGGCCGGACGGCACCGCCTGCAACCGCACCGGCGACGTGCTGATCTGGTCGGGCGAAGACAATCCGGCCGATACGCTCGTCCCGCGCTTGATGGCGGCCGGCGCGGATACGCATCGAATCCACATCGTCACGGGTAGCACCGACGCAAACGGCGAGATCCAGCCTTTCGACCCTTCCAATGATATTCCGCTGCTGGCGGAACGGCTCTCGGAGATGGGCGGCGCAGCAATGCTGATTGTCGATCCGATCGTCTCAGCAGTATCCGGCGACGCCCACCGGGTCAACGATGTACGCCGCAACCTGCAAGCGTTGGTCGATATGGCTGCGAGCTATCGGTGCGCGGTGCTGGGTATCAGCCACTTTGCGAAGGGCACAAAGGGCAGTTCGCCGGCCGAGCGG
This genomic stretch from Paraburkholderia dioscoreae harbors:
- a CDS encoding AAA family ATPase: MTVQAEEDRIRAALSHVPADSRDTWVQMGMAVKAELGDAGFGLWDDWSKISETYSESDARAVWRSFKAGGITIATLFKEAIAHGYTESEPLKPIDPAEHARHRAAREQEAKEAAAQHERTQAEAADKARELWERAGKVHADHAYIRSKKIKPYGAKQLREQLVIRIQDVDGTHHSAQYIQADGSKTFQTGGRISGCFAAVTAGAKPNAKTPLLIAEGFATACSLHEATGYPVAAAMNAGNLLNVAKAWRAKYPRVRIVICADDDTETAGNPGMTKATEAARAVGALLAVPDFGPDRPDRSSDFNDLHALDGLDALRRCVDAATAPGGVAKPAAARPTALLTRASDIVPEAIRWLWPNWLPEGKLTLLAGSPGTGKTTLALALSATVSRGGKWPDGTACNRTGDVLIWSGEDNPADTLVPRLMAAGADTHRIHIVTGSTDANGEIQPFDPSNDIPLLAERLSEMGGAAMLIVDPIVSAVSGDAHRVNDVRRNLQALVDMAASYRCAVLGISHFAKGTKGSSPAERVIGSQAFVALARMVLVAGKDEAAERRILARAKSNIAPDDGGVSYTLEMADAGGIQASRVVWGDMIDGTAREILGDVEQQDDEAKTERGEAAEFLEGLLSDGPMSSKQIRKDADEAGYAWRTMHRAADALGVEKRKIGMKEGWQWALPKMPISERATEDATLYTVASSGGRGTFRNHAGLRAVSFGSAAEDANTDGVTPSENSRESEAGEPGDEL
- a CDS encoding helix-turn-helix transcriptional regulator translates to MKKSDTQALQNFDSLPNAAGVSDTVVASLCGCNVSTVWERAKRGALPKPIKIGGSTRWNVGELRKYLMPEVA
- a CDS encoding transcriptional coactivator p15/PC4 family protein is translated as MTNKKTGQHEGRPQSRSWSKEFNTGGEHIIRFLDAVKNASERVRIDVKTYRGNTYIDIRVWYVDAGGEYRPSSKGIMVKPTLAPELLRGIALAAQSFDPKGAN
- a CDS encoding XRE family transcriptional regulator: MPIKYTPPSPEDLSALKTSLGKTGKQMAELAWLAGDQHWRKYTNPNPATGRQMSAQMLFTMAALLELDEATVNRILDRMRSIGATIELDKP